The following proteins are co-located in the Mycolicibacterium goodii genome:
- a CDS encoding pyridoxal phosphate-dependent aminotransferase — MNDRVALRAGIPPFYVMDVWLAAAERQRTHGDLVNLSAGQPSAGAPAPVRDAAAAALGRNQLGYTVALGIPELREQIAQTYRARHHIDVGVDDVVLTTGSSGGFLLTFLACFDAGDRVAIASPGYPCYRNILSALGCEVVEIECGPETRYQPTVAMLDALDPPVQGVIVASPANPTGTVIAPEELAAIARWCDASGVRLVSDEIYHGLVYEGAPETTCAWETSRDAVVVNSFSKYFAMTGWRLGWLLVPERLRRAVDCLTGNFTICPPALAQYAALAAFTPESLAETEGLLAHYAENRQLLLNGLRGLGVDRLAPADGAFYVYADVSKYTADSLQFCEKLLNDTGVAIAPGVDFDTVRGTSHVRFSFAGPTHDIEEALRRIGPWLG, encoded by the coding sequence ATGAACGACCGCGTCGCACTTCGCGCAGGGATTCCACCGTTCTACGTGATGGACGTGTGGTTGGCCGCGGCCGAACGCCAGCGCACCCATGGTGATCTGGTGAATCTGTCCGCGGGCCAACCGAGTGCCGGGGCGCCCGCCCCGGTGCGCGACGCGGCCGCGGCCGCACTCGGCCGCAACCAGCTGGGCTACACCGTCGCGCTGGGCATCCCCGAATTGCGCGAGCAGATCGCCCAGACCTACCGCGCGCGGCACCACATCGACGTCGGCGTCGACGACGTCGTGCTGACCACGGGATCCTCGGGCGGGTTCCTGCTGACGTTTCTGGCCTGCTTCGACGCGGGTGACCGCGTGGCGATCGCCAGCCCCGGCTACCCCTGCTACCGCAACATCCTGTCCGCGCTCGGCTGCGAGGTCGTGGAGATCGAGTGCGGACCCGAGACCCGGTACCAGCCGACCGTCGCGATGCTCGACGCGCTCGATCCCCCGGTGCAGGGTGTGATCGTCGCGAGCCCGGCCAACCCCACCGGCACCGTGATCGCCCCCGAGGAACTCGCGGCCATCGCGCGGTGGTGCGACGCGTCGGGTGTGCGGCTGGTCAGCGACGAGATCTACCACGGCCTGGTCTATGAGGGCGCGCCGGAGACCACATGCGCATGGGAGACGTCACGAGATGCCGTGGTGGTCAACAGTTTCTCGAAGTACTTCGCGATGACGGGCTGGCGGCTGGGCTGGCTGTTGGTGCCGGAGAGGCTGCGTCGCGCGGTCGACTGCCTGACCGGCAACTTCACCATCTGCCCGCCTGCGCTGGCGCAGTACGCCGCGCTCGCCGCGTTCACCCCGGAATCACTGGCCGAGACCGAGGGGCTGCTGGCGCACTACGCCGAGAACCGGCAGCTGCTCCTCAACGGCCTGCGGGGCCTCGGCGTCGACCGGCTGGCACCCGCCGACGGCGCGTTCTACGTGTATGCCGACGTCAGCAAGTACACCGCCGACTCGCTGCAGTTCTGCGAGAAGTTGTTGAACGACACGGGAGTTGCCATCGCACCGGGTGTCGACTTCGACACGGTGCGTGGCACTTCCCATGTCCGGTTCTCGTTCGCGGGCCCGACGCACGACATCGAGGAGGCGCTGCGGCGCATCGGGCCCTGGCTCGGCTAG
- a CDS encoding aromatic amino acid lyase, whose protein sequence is MIVLNDAGTIADVVALADRLEKVSVPPSVRAAIARMHEHAAELSSRFATYGRTTGVGANRDTPVLPEDDTYGMRLLRSHATDAGDPLDDRTVRAMLAVRLVQLCVPGAGLDPEILLGLERMLNDDALPEVRHYASIGTGDLAALAGTALTLMGERPATRPLSPMPPWHADSALPFMSSSALTIGRSCLAVDELDRLERASSVIYTLSFLALDGNPSAFSAAAARAAAAPEVDPVAARLRALSTGAGREDHVPARIQDPYGLRVYPVAHASLVAALKSLGAQLERTMNTAQENPLFDVDGDQVVHHGAFYQAALSLELDGTTLAMALTAPITHSRIRMLNDPETNGRKAFLSSAEDGSSGLMMVEYVAAGAIAEIRAAAQPASVGTLVLSRGMEEDATFASQSALQLERSVRAYRVLLCCELVGAVRLLRQRGLHESFTGVVGEAMSLAAVLPRDDQDRDLRGDLATAETLLDDLGRLVGDTEYHEARVL, encoded by the coding sequence ATGATTGTGCTGAACGATGCGGGCACGATCGCCGACGTTGTGGCACTGGCCGACCGCCTGGAGAAGGTGTCGGTGCCGCCGTCCGTCCGCGCGGCCATCGCCCGGATGCACGAGCACGCCGCCGAGCTGAGCTCGCGGTTCGCCACCTACGGCCGCACCACCGGTGTGGGCGCCAATCGCGATACGCCGGTGCTGCCCGAAGACGACACCTATGGGATGCGTCTGCTGCGCAGCCATGCGACGGACGCGGGCGATCCACTCGATGACAGGACCGTCCGAGCCATGCTCGCGGTGCGCCTGGTGCAGTTGTGCGTTCCCGGAGCGGGTTTGGACCCGGAGATCCTGCTCGGGCTGGAACGGATGCTCAACGACGACGCGCTGCCCGAGGTACGCCACTACGCGTCCATCGGGACCGGCGACCTGGCCGCGTTGGCAGGCACCGCGCTGACCCTGATGGGTGAGCGTCCGGCCACCAGGCCGTTGAGCCCGATGCCGCCGTGGCATGCCGACAGCGCGCTGCCGTTCATGAGCAGCAGCGCGCTGACCATCGGCCGCAGCTGTCTTGCCGTGGACGAACTCGACAGGCTGGAGCGGGCGTCGAGCGTCATCTACACCCTGAGCTTCCTGGCGCTGGACGGCAACCCCTCGGCGTTCTCGGCCGCCGCCGCCCGGGCCGCCGCCGCACCCGAGGTCGACCCCGTCGCCGCGCGCCTGCGGGCGTTGTCCACCGGCGCAGGCCGCGAGGACCATGTCCCCGCCCGGATCCAGGACCCCTACGGATTGCGGGTCTACCCGGTCGCCCACGCCAGCCTCGTCGCTGCCCTCAAATCTCTTGGCGCACAGCTCGAACGAACGATGAACACCGCCCAGGAAAACCCGTTGTTCGACGTCGACGGCGACCAGGTGGTGCATCACGGTGCCTTCTATCAGGCGGCACTGTCGCTGGAGCTCGACGGGACCACGCTGGCGATGGCACTGACCGCCCCGATCACCCATTCCCGCATCCGCATGCTCAACGATCCCGAAACCAACGGCCGCAAGGCTTTTCTGTCATCGGCCGAGGACGGCTCCTCCGGGCTCATGATGGTCGAGTACGTCGCCGCGGGCGCGATCGCCGAGATCCGCGCCGCCGCGCAGCCCGCATCCGTCGGCACATTGGTACTGTCCCGCGGGATGGAGGAGGACGCCACCTTCGCCTCCCAGAGCGCACTGCAGCTCGAGCGGTCGGTGCGCGCATATCGGGTGCTGTTGTGCTGCGAGCTCGTCGGGGCCGTCCGGCTGCTCCGGCAACGTGGCCTGCACGAGAGCTTCACGGGAGTGGTCGGCGAAGCGATGTCGCTGGCCGCGGTGCTGCCTCGCGACGACCAGGACCGGGATCTGCGCGGCGACCTCGCCACCGCCGAAACACTGCTGGACGACCTCGGACGGCTGGTCGGCGACACCGAGTACCACGAGGCCCGAGTGCTCTAG
- a CDS encoding IclR family transcriptional regulator, protein METSTRTVERALALLATVCESGGTNLVESARDCDLAPSTALRLLRTLETTGFVAKDEAGIYRPGGRIIQLGAQALSNESLIELAQPTMEALVSDTGESAYLSVRGHDDTAIYLNIVEGTHSVRHTSWVGRTVPLDTSAVGHVLRGEIPDDGYVVVERGVEADVTAIASPVRSEARIVAALSLVVPSYRLTAPNTVRYGHKLVSAAAEISARLSRPAKPEP, encoded by the coding sequence GTGGAAACGTCCACGCGGACGGTGGAACGGGCACTTGCCCTGCTCGCCACCGTCTGCGAGAGCGGCGGGACGAACCTCGTCGAGAGCGCCCGGGATTGCGATCTGGCGCCGAGCACCGCGCTGCGACTGCTGCGCACGCTCGAAACCACAGGCTTCGTCGCCAAAGACGAGGCCGGTATCTACCGGCCGGGCGGCCGGATCATCCAGTTGGGCGCGCAAGCCCTGAGCAACGAGTCACTGATCGAGCTGGCACAGCCGACCATGGAGGCTCTGGTCTCGGACACGGGCGAGTCGGCCTATCTGTCCGTGCGGGGGCACGACGACACCGCGATCTATCTCAACATCGTCGAGGGCACCCATTCGGTTCGGCACACCAGCTGGGTGGGGCGGACCGTTCCGTTGGACACGTCGGCTGTCGGACACGTGCTGCGCGGGGAGATCCCCGACGACGGGTACGTCGTCGTGGAACGTGGCGTCGAAGCAGACGTCACGGCCATCGCGTCCCCGGTGCGCTCGGAGGCCAGGATCGTCGCCGCGCTCAGCCTCGTCGTCCCGAGCTATCGGCTCACGGCGCCGAACACGGTGAGGTACGGCCACAAGCTGGTCTCCGCGGCCGCGGAGATCTCCGCCCGGCTGAGCCGACCCGCGAAACCCGAACCCTGA
- a CDS encoding ABC transporter ATP-binding protein: MITFESVSKVYVDGTVAVDDLTLTAPSGMITTVVGPSGCGKTTSLRMINRLIEPSSGSIRLDGVDSQSLDRVALRRRIGYVIQNAGLFPHRTVVDNIAALPRLLGGSKKETRSKAMELLERVGLDAKFAKRYPWQLSGGQQQRVGVARALATDPPFLLMDEPFSAVDPIVRSQLQDEFLRLQADISKTIVMVTHDIDEALKLGDQVVVLREGGSLAQAAPPAELLASPNDAFVADFVGSARGYRALGFHGSDDRLTLRHEPTVTVGQSISALPVHHGRWVLAVDQAQVPVGWVDTERLSGDRVRDTDVNLSGTTARHDASLRDLLNSALSSPSGRCVVTDEAGVLMGTATDHDVIDAIRRARGVEEA; the protein is encoded by the coding sequence ATGATCACGTTCGAATCCGTCTCCAAGGTGTACGTCGACGGAACCGTCGCCGTCGACGACCTCACACTGACCGCGCCGAGCGGAATGATCACCACGGTGGTAGGTCCGTCGGGCTGCGGGAAGACCACGTCGTTGCGGATGATCAACCGGCTCATCGAACCCAGCTCCGGATCGATCCGGCTGGACGGCGTGGACAGCCAGTCCCTGGACCGGGTGGCCTTGCGCCGCAGGATCGGTTACGTCATCCAGAACGCGGGCCTGTTCCCGCATCGCACGGTGGTCGACAACATCGCCGCACTACCCCGGCTGCTCGGCGGCAGTAAAAAGGAAACCCGTTCCAAGGCAATGGAACTGTTGGAGCGCGTCGGCCTGGATGCGAAGTTCGCCAAGCGGTATCCCTGGCAGCTGTCCGGTGGTCAGCAGCAGCGCGTCGGTGTCGCGCGGGCCCTGGCCACCGATCCGCCCTTCCTGCTGATGGACGAACCCTTCAGCGCCGTCGACCCGATCGTTCGCAGCCAACTGCAGGACGAGTTCCTGCGGCTGCAGGCCGATATCTCCAAGACCATCGTGATGGTCACCCACGATATCGACGAGGCGCTCAAGCTCGGTGATCAGGTCGTGGTGCTGCGCGAGGGCGGATCCCTCGCACAGGCGGCGCCACCTGCCGAGCTGCTGGCAAGCCCCAACGATGCCTTCGTCGCCGACTTCGTCGGCTCGGCACGGGGTTACCGGGCGCTGGGATTCCACGGCTCCGATGACCGTCTCACGCTCCGACACGAGCCGACTGTCACGGTGGGACAGTCGATATCGGCCCTTCCGGTGCACCACGGACGATGGGTGCTGGCCGTCGACCAGGCACAGGTGCCGGTCGGCTGGGTCGATACCGAGCGCCTCAGCGGCGATCGGGTCCGCGATACCGACGTCAACCTCAGTGGCACCACGGCACGCCACGATGCCTCCCTGCGCGATCTGCTCAATTCGGCGCTGTCCAGTCCGAGCGGGCGCTGCGTGGTCACCGACGAAGCCGGAGTCCTGATGGGTACCGCAACCGACCACGACGTGATCGACGCGATCCGACGGGCGAGGGGAGTCGAGGAGGCATGA
- a CDS encoding ABC transporter permease, whose amino-acid sequence MNWISLNIDRIVALTLSHIWLTLAPTVIGLLVALPLGWWAHRSGRGHAAIVGTAGLLYTIPSLALFIILPVILGTKILDPVNVVVALTLYTVALLVRVVADGLGSVPHDTVAAAEAMGYRAWQRLLLVELPVAVPVIAAGLRVAVVSNVSIVTMAALLGIPQLGSLFTQGFQLRLYEPLITGVVLCAALAVIFDGLIVWLNKLLTPWRQRAVTA is encoded by the coding sequence ATGAACTGGATCTCGCTGAACATCGATCGCATCGTTGCGCTGACCCTGAGCCACATCTGGCTGACGCTGGCGCCGACGGTGATCGGGCTGCTCGTGGCACTGCCGCTCGGTTGGTGGGCGCACCGCTCGGGTCGCGGGCACGCGGCCATCGTGGGAACCGCGGGCCTGCTCTACACCATCCCGTCGCTGGCGCTGTTCATCATCCTGCCGGTCATCCTCGGCACCAAGATTCTCGACCCGGTCAATGTCGTTGTGGCACTGACGCTGTACACGGTGGCGTTGTTGGTGCGCGTCGTGGCCGACGGTCTCGGGTCCGTGCCGCACGACACCGTCGCCGCGGCGGAGGCCATGGGGTACCGGGCATGGCAGCGACTGTTGCTGGTCGAACTTCCCGTGGCGGTCCCGGTGATCGCCGCGGGGCTGCGGGTGGCGGTGGTGTCCAACGTCAGCATCGTCACCATGGCTGCGCTGCTGGGCATCCCGCAGCTCGGGTCGTTGTTCACCCAGGGTTTCCAGCTGCGCCTCTATGAGCCGCTGATCACCGGCGTGGTGCTCTGCGCGGCGCTCGCCGTGATCTTCGACGGCCTCATCGTCTGGCTGAACAAGCTACTCACCCCGTGGCGGCAGCGGGCGGTGACCGCATGA
- a CDS encoding ABC transporter permease, with product MNIVGWFTDPANWTGSGGIPVQIGYHLLFSAVALLIAAVIAVPLGIVIGYTGRGELVVAGLANVLRALPSLGLLTLLFLVISPVVAGRLVYVLPAIVVLVLLAVPPILTGTYAGIQNADADAVGAARGMGFTRGQILLRVQLPCALPLMISGVRSSTLQIVSTATIAAYLGLQGLGRFILDGRATANFAEMAGGAILVALLAVVLELTFAWLGRLIVSPGLRRAAPKSASPTVSLEKAS from the coding sequence ATGAACATCGTCGGATGGTTCACCGACCCGGCGAATTGGACCGGCTCCGGCGGGATCCCGGTACAGATCGGTTACCACCTGCTGTTCTCGGCCGTCGCACTCCTGATCGCAGCGGTGATCGCCGTGCCACTCGGCATCGTCATCGGCTACACCGGCCGTGGTGAGCTGGTGGTCGCCGGGTTGGCCAACGTGCTGCGCGCGCTGCCGTCGCTGGGCCTGCTGACCCTGCTGTTTCTCGTCATCTCGCCCGTGGTTGCAGGAAGACTCGTGTATGTCCTGCCCGCCATTGTCGTGCTGGTCCTGCTCGCGGTGCCGCCGATCCTCACCGGAACCTATGCAGGCATCCAGAATGCCGACGCCGACGCCGTCGGCGCGGCGCGCGGCATGGGGTTCACCAGAGGACAGATCCTGCTGCGGGTGCAACTTCCGTGCGCGTTGCCGCTGATGATCTCGGGGGTCCGCAGCTCCACGCTGCAGATCGTCTCGACCGCCACCATCGCCGCCTACCTCGGTCTTCAGGGCCTGGGTCGGTTCATCCTGGACGGCCGGGCGACGGCCAACTTCGCCGAAATGGCCGGTGGCGCAATCCTCGTCGCCCTGCTCGCCGTCGTACTCGAGCTCACCTTCGCATGGCTCGGCCGGCTGATCGTGTCACCCGGCCTGCGTCGGGCCGCTCCGAAATCCGCCTCACCCACCGTCAGTTTGGAGAAAGCATCATGA
- a CDS encoding ABC transporter substrate-binding protein, which yields MNKRPFLACVGLTAALVLSACGAGGDPLSGGGDSTGSAGSQVIVGSADFTESQLIASIYSQALQAKGVEVKEQFNIGSREVYIEALKDGSIDLVPEYTGALLSHLDPKSTAATPEAVTAELKEKLPEGISMLTPSAAEDKDVIAVTQETADTYHLKTISDLAPVAGRLVLGGPAEWKTRVQGVVGLRDVYGLQFKDFVSLDAGGTLTMTALTNGQIQAGDLFSTDPGLKANKLVALEDDKNLFAAENVVPLIKSGKQNDTITQTLDAVSAKLTTEDLISMNAEAATGANQSDIAKKWLADSGLTDQ from the coding sequence ATGAACAAGCGCCCATTCCTCGCCTGCGTCGGCCTCACCGCGGCACTCGTCCTGTCCGCCTGCGGCGCAGGTGGCGACCCGCTGTCCGGAGGCGGGGACAGCACGGGATCCGCGGGGTCACAGGTCATCGTCGGCTCCGCCGACTTCACCGAGAGCCAGCTGATCGCCAGCATCTACTCGCAGGCATTACAGGCCAAGGGAGTCGAGGTCAAGGAGCAGTTCAACATCGGCAGCCGCGAGGTGTACATCGAGGCGCTCAAGGACGGCTCGATCGACCTGGTCCCCGAGTACACGGGCGCGCTGTTGAGCCATCTGGATCCCAAGTCCACCGCGGCAACCCCTGAGGCAGTGACCGCGGAACTGAAAGAGAAACTCCCCGAGGGTATCTCGATGTTGACGCCGTCCGCGGCCGAGGACAAGGACGTCATCGCGGTCACCCAGGAAACCGCCGACACGTACCACCTGAAGACGATCTCCGATTTGGCGCCGGTGGCAGGCCGGCTGGTCTTGGGCGGGCCCGCGGAATGGAAGACCCGCGTACAGGGCGTGGTCGGCCTGCGTGATGTGTACGGGCTGCAGTTCAAGGACTTCGTCAGCCTCGACGCCGGCGGCACCCTGACGATGACGGCACTCACCAACGGTCAGATCCAGGCCGGGGACCTGTTCAGTACAGACCCGGGGCTGAAGGCCAACAAGCTGGTCGCCCTCGAAGACGACAAGAACCTGTTCGCGGCCGAGAACGTGGTGCCGCTGATCAAGTCGGGCAAGCAGAACGACACCATCACCCAGACGCTCGACGCGGTGTCGGCGAAACTCACCACCGAGGATCTCATCTCGATGAACGCCGAAGCCGCAACCGGGGCCAATCAGTCCGATATCGCCAAGAAGTGGCTGGCCGACTCCGGTCTCACCGACCAGTGA
- a CDS encoding acyl-CoA dehydrogenase family protein — protein MSEERELLRDTVAALVEKHASPEAVRAAMESELGYDPDLWRLLCEQVGAAALVIPEEFGGAGGELADAAVVLEELGKALVPTPLLGTTLAELALLSVGRTEPLEGLAEGTAIGTVVFDPEFVINGDVADVMIAADGETLTQWDTFTAQPKPTMDMTRRLASVIPGATTALGDDPGIADSAALLIAAEQIGAASRCLDLTVAYSKDRVQFGRPIGSFQALKHRMADLYVKVASARAVVHDSIAAPSPTSAALARYFASESLSAVTSEAIQIHGGIAITWEHDIQLYFKRAHGSAQLLGPPREQLRRLEAEVF, from the coding sequence GTGAGTGAAGAACGCGAACTGCTGCGGGATACCGTCGCCGCGTTGGTGGAGAAACACGCATCGCCGGAGGCGGTGCGCGCGGCGATGGAATCCGAGCTGGGCTATGACCCGGACCTGTGGCGGCTGCTGTGTGAGCAGGTCGGCGCCGCGGCGCTGGTGATCCCGGAGGAGTTCGGTGGCGCGGGCGGCGAATTGGCCGACGCCGCAGTGGTTCTGGAGGAACTGGGCAAGGCATTGGTGCCGACGCCGCTGCTGGGCACCACGCTCGCCGAGCTCGCGCTGCTGTCGGTCGGGCGCACCGAACCGCTCGAAGGCCTCGCGGAGGGCACGGCCATCGGGACCGTGGTGTTCGACCCCGAGTTCGTGATCAACGGCGACGTCGCCGACGTGATGATCGCCGCCGACGGTGAAACCCTCACGCAGTGGGACACTTTCACCGCACAGCCCAAACCCACCATGGACATGACGCGTCGGCTCGCATCGGTGATCCCCGGGGCGACCACCGCGCTCGGTGACGATCCGGGCATCGCCGACAGCGCGGCGCTGCTCATCGCCGCCGAGCAGATCGGCGCGGCGTCGCGGTGCCTGGACCTGACCGTGGCCTACAGCAAGGACCGGGTGCAGTTCGGCAGGCCGATCGGCAGCTTCCAGGCGCTCAAGCACCGGATGGCCGACCTGTACGTCAAGGTCGCCTCGGCACGCGCCGTCGTGCACGACTCGATCGCGGCCCCGTCACCGACGTCGGCCGCGCTGGCGCGTTACTTCGCCAGCGAGTCGCTGTCGGCGGTGACGTCGGAGGCTATCCAGATTCACGGCGGTATCGCGATCACCTGGGAACACGACATCCAGCTGTACTTCAAGCGAGCCCACGGCAGCGCGCAGCTGCTCGGCCCGCCGCGTGAGCAGCTGCGCCGGCTCGAAGCCGAGGTGTTCTAG
- a CDS encoding acyl-CoA dehydrogenase, with protein MNFETDDQQRDFAASIDAALGAAYVPTAIRAWGEGDTTAGRKVWAQLTDLGVTALLVPEKFDGIEAHPADLVVALERLGYWGVPGPVTESIAVAPILLADDERCGALASGELIATVALPPQVPRAVDADTAGLILFAHDGQVRRATAGERHESVDPARRLFDVSPAGDAVAADTAMAYEFGVLATAAQLVGAGQAMLDQAVEYAKQRTQFGRVIGSYQAIKHKLADVHIAIELARPLVYGAALSLAEGSPDTARDVSAAKVAAADAALLSARSALQTHGAIGFTQEHDLSLLLLRVQALRPAWGDPALHRRRVLEGLT; from the coding sequence ATGAACTTCGAAACCGACGATCAGCAGCGCGATTTCGCCGCAAGCATCGACGCCGCGCTGGGCGCCGCCTACGTACCAACGGCGATCCGCGCGTGGGGCGAGGGTGACACCACCGCGGGCCGCAAGGTCTGGGCACAGCTGACCGATCTGGGGGTGACCGCGCTGCTGGTCCCCGAGAAGTTCGACGGCATCGAGGCTCACCCGGCCGATCTCGTGGTGGCGCTGGAACGGCTCGGCTACTGGGGTGTGCCCGGACCGGTCACCGAGTCCATCGCCGTCGCGCCCATCCTGCTCGCCGACGACGAACGTTGCGGTGCGCTGGCCTCTGGTGAGCTGATCGCCACCGTGGCTCTGCCGCCGCAGGTTCCCCGCGCCGTCGACGCCGACACCGCGGGCCTGATCCTGTTCGCGCACGACGGCCAGGTGCGCCGGGCAACCGCCGGTGAGCGCCACGAATCCGTCGACCCCGCCCGCAGGCTGTTCGACGTCTCACCCGCCGGAGACGCCGTGGCCGCCGACACCGCCATGGCCTACGAGTTCGGCGTGCTGGCCACGGCCGCCCAGTTGGTGGGCGCCGGTCAGGCCATGCTCGACCAGGCCGTGGAATACGCCAAGCAGCGCACCCAGTTCGGCCGCGTCATCGGCTCATACCAGGCCATCAAGCACAAACTGGCCGACGTCCACATCGCCATCGAACTGGCCCGCCCGCTGGTGTACGGCGCCGCGCTGTCGCTGGCCGAAGGCTCACCCGACACCGCCCGCGACGTGAGCGCGGCCAAGGTGGCTGCCGCCGACGCGGCGCTGCTGTCCGCCAGGTCGGCCCTGCAGACCCACGGCGCGATCGGGTTCACTCAGGAGCACGACCTGTCGTTGTTGTTGCTGCGGGTGCAGGCTTTGCGCCCGGCTTGGGGGGATCCGGCGCTACACCGCCGCAGAGTACTGGAGGGCCTGACGTGA
- a CDS encoding acyl-CoA dehydrogenase family protein: MDLQIDEATREFQAEVREFLAANRDSFPTESYDTKEGFEQHRRWDRVLFDAGLSVIAWPKKYGGRDATLLQWVVFEEEYFRAGAPGRASANGTSMLAPTLFAHGTEEQLDRVLPKMASGEEIWAQAWSEPESGSDLASLRSTATRTDGGWLLNGQKIWSSRAVFGERGFGLFRSDPEAQRHKGLTYFMFDLKAEGVTVRPIAQLGGDTGFGEIFFDDVFVPDNDVIGGVHDGWRAAMSTSSNERGMSLRSPARFLAPAERLVQRWKANPDPAFTDRVADAWIKAQAYRLHTFGTVTRLANGGELGAESSVTKVFWSELDVALHQTALDLAGADGELANNWTHGLLFALGGPIYAGTNEIQRNIIAERLLGLPRESAGKSK; this comes from the coding sequence ATGGACCTGCAGATTGACGAGGCCACTCGCGAGTTCCAAGCCGAGGTTCGCGAGTTCCTCGCCGCCAACCGGGATTCGTTCCCGACCGAATCGTACGACACCAAGGAAGGCTTCGAGCAGCACCGCCGTTGGGACAGGGTGCTTTTCGACGCGGGCCTGTCGGTGATCGCCTGGCCGAAGAAGTACGGCGGACGTGACGCCACGCTGCTGCAGTGGGTGGTGTTCGAAGAGGAGTACTTCCGTGCCGGTGCCCCGGGCCGGGCCAGCGCCAACGGCACCTCGATGCTGGCGCCGACGCTGTTCGCGCACGGCACCGAGGAACAACTCGACCGCGTGCTGCCGAAGATGGCCAGCGGCGAGGAGATCTGGGCCCAGGCCTGGTCGGAGCCCGAGTCGGGCAGCGACCTGGCGTCGCTGCGGTCGACGGCCACCAGGACCGACGGCGGCTGGCTGCTCAACGGGCAGAAGATCTGGAGCTCGCGGGCGGTGTTCGGGGAGCGCGGTTTCGGGCTGTTCCGGTCCGACCCCGAGGCGCAGCGCCACAAGGGCCTGACGTACTTCATGTTCGACCTCAAGGCCGAGGGCGTCACGGTGCGCCCGATCGCGCAGCTCGGCGGGGACACCGGCTTCGGCGAGATCTTCTTCGACGACGTGTTCGTGCCCGACAACGACGTGATCGGCGGTGTGCACGACGGCTGGCGCGCGGCGATGAGCACCTCGAGCAATGAGCGCGGCATGTCGCTGCGCAGCCCGGCACGCTTCCTGGCCCCCGCCGAACGCCTCGTGCAGCGGTGGAAGGCCAACCCCGATCCGGCGTTCACCGATCGCGTGGCCGATGCGTGGATCAAGGCGCAGGCCTACCGGCTGCACACGTTCGGCACGGTGACCCGCCTGGCCAACGGTGGCGAGCTGGGTGCGGAATCTTCGGTGACCAAGGTGTTCTGGTCCGAGCTCGACGTGGCGCTGCACCAGACCGCGCTGGATCTGGCGGGCGCGGACGGCGAGCTTGCCAACAACTGGACCCACGGTCTGCTGTTCGCGCTGGGCGGCCCGATCTACGCGGGCACCAACGAGATTCAGCGCAACATCATCGCCGAACGGTTGCTGGGCCTGCCACGCGAATCTGCGGGAAAGAGCAAATGA